The genome window CAGTAAACTTGTCCCTATTACATCAATGGTGGTGACGAGTGACATCGGTCCACCCCACTGCAGCCTGGCTATAAGCATTCTGCAGCAGCCCTGCGAGGTGAAACCTTTGTCATGCCCCTCTGacagaggcacaaagaggtgAAATAGTTGGCCTCCCTGCacacccctgcctctgcccctgccccgctATGCCGTCTTCTCCAGCCTTGGAGGCTCTGCACCCCGAAGCCTCGGAGGGGAAGGCGGTTTCGTGCACATGGTGATTGTAAGAGCTTAGATCAGGAAGCTGAGGAAAGATTAGAACTGGAAATTTCGGAATCTCCGAGGGCTAGAGTCGGGGTGTCCAGCCCCGCGTCTGGGCATGTAtcaggggtgggcagggtggaCAGCCACAGGGCCCCACAGGCTGACCCTCCCCCACCCGTGTTGGCTGTGGCCATTCCCGCTTTGGGGACCCCCCTGACAGAACGAGGAGCACCCTCCATAGGGTGCGTGCTCAGAGCCATTCACTGCTGCTCTTTGTGGTGTCCCCACGCTGAGAGCGGCCTGAACGTCTCAGGTACCACGGCACCCTGGGAAGTTACGTGTTCTCCATGGAATATGCTACGCGACTGAGAAGCAGCTGGAGCTGCGGGCAGCCACCTGGTGACAGCCGGGTGGGCACCGCGGCGAAAGGCGCAGGCACAAGGGAGTTGCAGGGCGGGGCCTGGTGCCGGCCTCAGGGCTGGACGTGGGGCAAGGGCCGGGCCAGCTCTGCTTCATCCCGCTTCGTAGTGTCTGATTTGTTGTAATGAACATTAACTGTATTCATAATTCTAAAACCctggaaaaggtaaaaagaaactgAGCGGCCCCCTTCTCTGACTGGATGCGCTGTGCCTTCCTGGGCATACTTCGGTCCTGCAACTCTGGGCGACCTAGGGCTCATCATGCTCCACGTCTCCAGGCCTCAGTTGCTCACAGACGAAATGGGTACGATAGTCCCCACTCCGCTGGTCATGGTGTAAGTGTCCAGCCCGGGGCCTGAACACGGGAGGCTCCAAGTGGGTGGGTGGATGCtgtcctttccctccctcccatctggcCTCCTGGGGTCCAGGCGCTTCCCAGGGCCCTGCTCCTGTGCTAACGCTCACCTGAGCCCTGGTGCTGACCGGGACTTGGAATTCCACCCTCAGGTGTCGTTCCGCCACGCTCGCTGTACCTGGCACCCACAAGTGGTCCTCAGTCCCCCACTCAGAATAAATGGATAGATGTACCGACTGCCCTTCTCTGCGGCCCCACCGCCTCGGCCTGGGCTCTGCCTCACCTTCCTATCCCAGTTTGGGTGGTTGTCCTGGCTCCGTGGTCCTGGACTCCTGTCCACTGTGCCCCGTCCAGGACTTGGGGCCACTCAGTCTCCTCCAGGCCTGACCTGACCACAGAGTCAGCCCAGGCACGGGGCAGGGACCAGCAGGATTCTTGGGACCAcgggagaggcagagccagggcacACCTACTCCTGGGGAGGCCGGGGGTCCTGGGTGAGGGGGACAGGACCAGGCCCGGGCCACCACTGCCGACCTGCCCTCTGGCTTTCTGGTTCCTGAGCCCAGCTTCCCACTCCCCCTGGGAGGAGGCTCTGAATCTGCCAGCCCCTCTCAGGATCTCCCTCCCTCcggccccacctccccagccctagGGAGCCCCCCAGACAGGGAGTAGACAAGCCATCCGGGCAGTGAGAAAGCAGACGCaggggccctgcctggctcccaggcccCTCTAGCTTCCAGCAGAAGGATGATGGCTCCTCCAGTGTGTTTCTCTGGACTGTCACCGCCCACCCGCATAGACCCTGGGACCTTGGTGACAATCATGGGACCCTGGGGACCTCCACAAGAGGCTGCTCCCAGCCATGATTCTTCTGcgctcccagcccctcccagggacGAGACTGGAGGCCCAGTGGCCAGGCGAGGACGTTCTGTCCTCTTTGGAGGAGACCTGGTCATCTAGCTCACTCCAGGGCAGGAGTGCTGATGAAGGTCCCTGGTTTCCACCCACCTGGAAGctccattttcattttaaggGGAATGGGGTGTCTGGAGACCTGTGCCAGCCCCTCATCCCAGGCCTCCAAGGGAGAGTGGCCCAAGCACTGAGTGTCCACCCTATGCCAGGCCGTTTTAAGGGATCCTTGACTAGTAAACTGGGATTAACCCTACTTTGTGGACAAGAAAAGAAGGATCCTGGGATCAGACAGGGCTTGCCCCAAGGCACCCAACTGGCCGGCTTTGGGGCCAGGTTGGCCCCAGCactgcctgggccccagccctgctcctctgcCGAGCCAGGCTGCCCGGTGACTCAGACCTGCAGAGCCCTGGAGCGGGCGAGGGCCAGGGCGGGGTGCAAGCAGGTATAAGGCAGCCAGCCAGGGCACCCGAGAGCCCGTCCTCACCAGAAGAACATGCAGCTCCACGCTGGGGTCCTTCTGGCCGCCGCCGTCTTGATCCTGCAGCTGGGTGAGTGCAGGGGTCGAGGCACCACCTGCCCTtgtcctccctcaccctcccccTTTGCTCCAGCCTGACCCTCAGCCCTCTATCTCCACACCAGCCCTATCTCCCCCACCTCAGGCTTTTTGGCCCAGGCGCCTGCCCAAGGGCACCAAGGGGACACCCCCTCAAACACAACTGTCTGCACCTGCCTTGTCACCTTCCAGCGGAGCCTGAGCTCATCTCAGGACGGcatctccaccccccaccccgatGCCTGGACAAAACCGGCTGGCTTCCCTGATCCACCAACTCCACCTCCCCAAACCCAACTAGTCCCAGCACTCCAGCCCTCACCTGGCAGTGTGTGTGGGATGACCTGGGTAGCCTCTGCCTCGAGGGGCAGGGCCTAACGAGACGGGGTAGACAGAGTGTTTGTGCATCCCTGGTGCTGGCTCAGGAATCTCTTGGACCTGTCCAGTCTCCATCCCCTTGGGCGGCCCCTGTCCTTTGAGAGGACAAACCGCTGACCTTGAGGACTTCCCCAGGGTCCGCCAGAAGAGCCCCATCCTCAAATGCTGAGGCCCTTAGGGGTGTGCAGGAGACTCAGGCCAATGTGGGGAAAGCCTTTGTCACTGTCAGGGCTGGAGCACAAGGGGTCAGGTGGCCTTCAGAGGAGTAGCCACCCATAGGTCACCCCTTCCCCATGTCAGCCAGGGGCCAGCATGTCCCAGGAGCCTCAGCCTGGGTGCCAGGTGCCTACTGACTCATCCCCGACCAAGAGACCCTTCCCACATGAGGGGATCCTCGAGCCCCTCCCTGTGCTGACCACCCACCTGCCCCATGAGGAAAAGCCCCAAGCCAGGTCATCACTCTTCCAGTCACGGCCCCATGAGCCTCTCTCAGGGCCACCCTGGGTCCCACATCCTGGCCAGGTATCTGCTCTCTGACACCCCCGGGCCTCACCATCTCCCATCCTCAGGCCGGCCCTGGGCAGCCCAGCCACTGTGCCTGCTTCAGAGAGAGCAAGCCCAGTGCAGCCGCTGGACCACTTGGCTGGACCCTGCCATGGTCCGCGCACCCACAGCCCACCCGCCTGCTTGTCAGCCCCTtcccccctcttccttcctttctccagaGCTTGCACTCTTGTCCCCAAACATTCACAGCCATTCCTCTTTGGAGCTAAAACTTTGCCTTCCTCTTCACCATATTGCTGAAAATACAAAACCCCTGATAAGGGgcagaattattattttccttgatAACCCAGCCTCTGCTCCCCACTCCTGGAACTCATTCACtcctttgttcattctttcattctatCAGCCCCTCCTGGGCCTCATCAGGTGGGGGGTGTGGGTGCAGTGCCACATGTGCTCTGGGGGAGCTGCTGAGGAGTGGGTGGAGGCCCTCATGCCTaggttggtgggggtggggaaggagcacTGAGCACAGCCACATGGGGCAGAGACACTGATaccagaggcaggcaggaggccctctgggaggaggtggcatttgagctggggCTTGTTTGCCTGGAGGAAAGAAGGAGCAACATGTGCAAAGCCAGAGAGGTGCTTGGGAGGATGAGCCTGTGAAGGGGGTGAGAGGCAGAAACTCTCTCCCTGTGGCACCCTTGGGGCACAGACACGCCTGCCTGTCTCTTATAATGGAGTAAGGTCCATGGGCTTGGTGGCTTGGTGGCAGCCATTGTCACCTTTCTTCCCTGCAGGTGAGGGTCTCAGCCAGCTCTGTATGGCTAGTAGAGGAGTCAAGGCTGATGGTGGAGGCACCACCACGGTCGGGTCTTCCTGCCTCTGTCACCTGCTCTGCGGTGGATTCCACCCACGGGCCCCAGGGTCCACCAGGGGTCGGGCAGGATGGAAAGACTGAGGTCAGCTCAGCTCGGGCACATGCAGACCTACCCTGTCAGCAGGAGCCTGGCCTCAGAACCTGCGCTGATTAGGTTCCAGCCCTCCTTCCTCTGACGGTGACAGCCCTTACAGGTCACACCGTTGGCCCTGTCGATCTGTAGGCTGGAGTGCCAGGGCAGAGGCTGCTTTACGCAGTCCTGAGGGTGTGAaccagaggggaggcagggagagttGGAGgctgagaaaagaaacaaagccaGGCAGGGGGCGCTGCTGAGCCTGGAGCGGTGCCCACAGCAGAGGGCAAGACTGACGGGCAGACCCAGCAAAGGTATTTGGGAACAAATTTAGCATTTCAAAAGCAAGGAGGCTGTCCTcaaggaaaaaggcaaaaaggaaCTTTGCCAGCCTCCCTTATGCTCCTTTGATGGTTCAGTGCTCTGTCTCAGTGCTCTGTCATCTTTGTTCTGGGTTCCCTGTGCAGGTGGGCAAGGCCTCCACTGTTCCAGCCACCAGAATGGAGGCCCTGGTGGGTCTAAGGGTCCTGCTCGGGTCCCTGAAGACAAACGCGGGCATGGCCAGAGAGCATGTCTTGGGGTCCCACCACCCCCTACCACAGGTTCCCCTCAAAAGCCCAGTCCCCTGCACCTCCACTGCCCTGGgaggtcacacagcagccagggctgccccagcccacaccctgcccggggctccttcctgggcagAGGAAGCAGACCGCCGGTCCATGCCGTGGACCTGGCTCCCACCCACGTGACCGTGGCCCTCCAGCCTCCACGTGGCCACCTGCACTCGGCAATAAGCAGCCCTACATGACAGCCCAGCCTTTGGCTGAGGCTTGGTGCAGGGTGACTTTCCTCTACTCCTATCCTTGGGTCTTGAGGGGCCAGGTACCCCAAAAGAAGGGATGGGAGCCCTAGCTCCTGGGGGAGCTAGATCACAGAATTGGGCGACTGGCCCTGAggatgggagtggggtggggatcGGATGGTGCCATGCCATCACCTGCCCTGGTGTGTGGCCAtctgtctgtccctctgcctgcagcTTCAGCCCAAGCCATGCGGTGCCACCAGTGCAAGGGCTTCGGAGGATGCTCCCATGTGGCCAGATGTCGGGGGGACTCCACCCACTGCATTGCTATCGCCACCCGTGAGTGGGGGTGCGGGGGCTGGCCAGGCCCTTCTTGCCCAGGTTGGGACATctgggctcagagagggcagagcCTAATCCAGGCACCCCACAAGTCAGGAGCAGAGTGGGAGAGGATCCACATGTGCCAGCCTGGGAGGGTCCCAGTGAGGGGCCACATGGCCTGATGCACTTGGGCGCCAGGTGGGTCAAGGGGCCTGGGCAACTTAGAGCCTCGGGGAGCTCCATGGCTCTCTCTGCACACCCCAGGGGACCTCATCAGCTTCAAGGACCTGCCTCTGGTCACCAAGATGTGCCACAGAGGCTGCCCTGACATCCGaagcctgggcctgggcccccaCGTGTCCATGATCTGCTGCCAGGCCAGCCTCTGCAACCACGACTGACCACCCACCACTCCCGCTGGACTCTAGGCCCatggcccccaccccaggccagcctTCCCACTTGCTAGCCCACACGGCCCAGCCTCTGTGCCACCGTCCAGCACCACTCTTCCTCAGAAGTCCTGCAAGACGTCTTGCCTAAACCTAAATCCACTGTGGTCCAAGCCTGAGCTCCCTATGTGCCACCCCTCAAGTCCTGACCCCTAATAAAATGTGGCTGGATCACTTGGCTGAAGCTGTCTGGTGAGAGTGGGGCACTGCATCCTGGGCTTGGGGATGCCTGGCCCCTCACTCCAGGCGGCTCCTGCAGCCTCTCCCACCCACCTTCATCCACTGAAGGCCTTCCCGCCTCCGGGACCCTGGGCAgggacctggggctggggcacacgaggagcccctccccacccagaatGGGAGTCGGGACGCCTCGGAGAAAGGACATCCATGCTGAAGATGTGGAGGCTGTGCATCACTTGTACAGGTGCACGCACgcaggcacacacgcacacacgcacaccccccTTGGTCGGCTGCCCATGGGAAGATCTGCTACCTCCTTGGCCTGGGGTCTCTGGCTCCTGGCAGCCCCCTGCCTGTTCCTCCTCTGATGCCGGCCCCACCTGCCTTTGTGCTCACCTTGCTTATTTCTCCTGGGAGCCTCTCATGCCCACACAAGCCCTGGGTGCCCCTCTTTAGGAAGCCCCTAGAAGCAACGGATGctctctccagcccctctggGCACCGGGTGCTATGCTGGGGAGGTTGCGTCCAAGAGTTGGGAGAATGGGATTGACACTTGTGATCACTCATCTTGGTGGGGGAGGTGGGACATGGGAGTAAAGTGAGCCAGTGTTTGTGGAAGTTATTCACTTGCTCGGCAAACATGTAGTCAAGGGCTCCAGCAAGGCCTGAGCTGAGCCTCAGGCTGCAAGGCCGAAGGACACTGGCAGCCCTGGCGCTCCTGCTTTCGGAGACGTTGAGGCGAGTCAACAACTGTGGTGTACGATTCCTCCCCAAGTTAACACCTACTAAGCAATGCACCACCAGGCCCTCTCCTTGGCCTTTCTTGTTCTGACCTTGGCAAAGTTctcatgaaaaataaacacacaaaaaagctgATGCAATTGTAAAGCTGCCTGGCGAGGCAGGGGCAATGTCCCAGGCGGCGAGTGACCCAACATAAAGTAAACCAACAAGGACACCATTCAGGGCGGtcacaggcacagaaagagatgGGAGGGACATGTTGGCGATGCCCAAATAAGCCcaaaagcaaaatagaatttGGAACGTGCTGGTGGTGGTTCTTCAGATCAAGGAGGCAAGGAGGGAGCACAGGATGCCACGCGGGCTGCCCAGTTGGGTCCTGACTCCCTCGTTCTATCAAAAGGGAGTCCAGTTGCAGCaaagagttaaatgtaaaaagagaGCGGTGTCAAATGTAATGTAATGTAGTAATCAAAGGGTTAAATGTGAAAAGAggagtggctcatgcttgtaatcctagcactttgggagattgaggtaggatcgcttgagaccaagagttcgagaccagcctaagcaacacagcaacataaaaaaatagaaaaattagccagccatggtggttggtggcgcatgcctgtagtctcagctactccagagactgaggcaggaggatcagttgagccaaggagtttgaggttgctgtaagctaggatcacaccactgcactccagcctgcgtgatagagtgagaccctatctcaaaacaaacctaaaaaaagcgaaaacagagatttttttaagtgtagaCAATTCCGAACAGAAAAGCTAGACACATTTCTCACAGGATTAGACACAGAGTTTACCACAGACCCAGCCATTCCGCCCCCAGTCATACATCCAAGAGAAGCAGAAATGTGTCCAGACAAGCACTTGCTCACGCATCttcgtagcagcattattcatagcaGCCCAaagtggaaaaaacccaaatgcccatcaactgatggatggataaacaaaacatgctCTGTCTATACCGTGGAAAACTGCTCAGCCACACCCAGGAAGACAGTCCTGATCTGTGCCAAAACACAGCAGCCGTGAAAATGCCGTGCTtggtgaaagaagacagacacagaagACCACAAATGCTGTGATTCTATTTGTGCGAAATGGCCAGAACAGAGCTGCAGAGACAGAAGCACACAGAGTGGCCGCTAGGCACTGGAGGGGCATTGTCAGGAGGTAGGGGGACCAGAACACCGTTTCCGGGAGTCTCACACCACTCAAGGCATTACTTCAAATCTGCTTACCAAAATGCATGTGGGGTGTTCTCCACCCGCACGCAACCAGCCGATTCTGCAGTGACACCGGCTGGGTGTCCTCCCATTCTCCTCAATTCCAACACCATCTACCTGGAGGTATCATCAGATCCCCCAAGGTGAGaactcagtcccacaagactgtccctaCTTCAGATGCTGTTGCAAGCCCggggtgtggcctgggcttcTGACCCATTAGCCATAAATCCAGCTTCCCTCTAGGGCCCCCCAGCCACAGCCGCCTCATCAGCATGCAAAAGACACTTGTCACTCTGGAGATTCCAAGGGCTTTAGGAGTCCTATGGTAGGAAACTGGAGGACCAAATAAACATCTCGCCTTATAGGGGACAGGTGGTGCTAGAGGGTGCAGGGTTTCTTTTCTAGATGATAATAACATTCTAAGGCTGACTGGTGATGGCTGCACGtgtctgtgaatacactaaaaaccatcCAATTATGCTCTTTAAATGAGTGAGTTGTACGTGAAGAATATTCAATAAAgctattcaaaattttaaaaaaagaaaaacaagacacagaATCCAGATTGAGAAAGGTTCATAAATGactatataaaagtattt of Lemur catta isolate mLemCat1 chromosome 9, mLemCat1.pri, whole genome shotgun sequence contains these proteins:
- the SLURP2 gene encoding secreted Ly-6/uPAR domain-containing protein 2 gives rise to the protein MQLHAGVLLAAAVLILQLASAQAMRCHQCKGFGGCSHVARCRGDSTHCIAIATRDLISFKDLPLVTKMCHRGCPDIRSLGLGPHVSMICCQASLCNHD